Within Pseudomonas tructae, the genomic segment ATGCCCGCACCCAGGGCTTTGGCGCGGTGCTGACCACCTACGGGGTCGGCGACCTGAGTGCCCTCAACGGCATCGCCGGTGCCTACGCCGAGCGGGTGCCGGTGATCATGATTTCCGGCATGCCGCCCCTGCACGCGATCATCGATCGGGCCCTGATGCACCACACCCTGTGCGACGGCAACTACGACAACATCATGGTCACCCTGCGCCAGTTCACTGTGGCCCAGGCACGCATCACCGTGGAAAACGCCGCCCAGGAGATCGACCGGGTACTGCAGACCTGCTTTCGCGAACGTCGCCCGGTCTATCTGCAACTGCCTTCGGACCTGGCCTACCTGACCATCGAGGTGCCCGACACGCCGTTGCAACTGAGCGAATCGCGCAGCGAGCCCGGCCAGTTGCACAAGGTCGTGACGCAACTGCAGCAGCGCCTGGCCGCTGCGCGCAATCCGGTGCTGCTGCTGGACATCGACGTCGAGCGCTTCGGCCTGACAGGCCGGGTACTGGAGCTGATCGAGCGCCTGGAATTGCCGTTCGCCAACCTGCCACCGGCCAAGGCCATGCTGGCCGAGTCGCATCCTTTGTGCCTGGGTACCTACGCCGGTGCAGGCTCGGCGCCGAGCGTGCGCGAGGCCATCGAGCAGTCCGACTGCGTCATCAGCATCGGTGCGCGCTTTACCGACACCAGCACGGCGCTGTTCTCGCAAAAATTCAAGGACGGTGCGCTGATCCAGCTGCAGCCTTACGCCGCCTCCATCGCCAAAGTGCACTACAACGCCGTCAGCATGGGCCAGGTCCTGGAAAAACTGATCCAGCAACCGCCGACCCTGTGCGCCACGCCCCGGCAGATCCCGCCGTTCAGTGCCCCACAGGCCGTTCGCGCACTGCCCGAGCAACCCCTGAGCCAGCTGCGTTTCTGGCAGCGCATGGCGCACCTGATCAAGGGTGGCGAGCTGATCATTGCCGAAAGCGGCACCTCTTCGGCAGGGCTCAATGGCCTGCGCATGCCCAGCGGGGTGACTTACATCACCCAGCCGATCTGGGGTTCGATCGGCTACACCCTGCCGGCCCTGCTCGGCAGCCTGTTGGCGCAGCCCGAGCGGCGGCAGATGCTGTTCATTGGCGATGGTTCGTTGCAGATGACCGTGCAGGAGTTGTCGACCATCCTCGCCCATGAGCTCAAGCCGGTGATCTTCCTGATCAACAATGATGGCTACACCATCGAGCGCCTGATTCTCGGCGAGAACTCCAGCTACAACGACATCAACCCCTGGCGCTACGCCCAGTTGCCGCAGGTGCTCGACACCCGCGATCGCTCCCGGCACTTCACCGTGCATACCGAGGATCAACTGGAAGCTGCGCTGGTCGAAGCTGAAAGCGCCGACAGCCTGGTGTTCATCGAGGTGGTGATGGAGCGCATGGACGCCCCCGAATCACTCAAGCGCTTTGCCCGGCTGTTCGCCGAGTTCGACTACGGCCTGCAACCGCTTGAGCAGGCGGCGATCGCCAGCTGAGGTCAAGGCCTGGGCGCGCAGCGTCGCCCAGGCCGCAGTGATCAGGCGATGGAACGCACCACCCCGCCATCGACCCGCATGGCCGCACCGGTGGTGGCGCTGGCCTGGCGAGACGCCAGATAGACCACCAGGCTTGCGACCTCCTCGACCGTGGCCAGGCGCTTGATGATCGAGCTTGAACGGTGCTCGGCGATAAAGCTGGCTTCCAGCTGTTCGGCCGGCACACCTTGCTCTTCGGCCATCTGACTGAAGAATCCACCCACCCCCTCGGAACGGGTCGGCCCCGGCAGCACCGCGTTGACGGTGACGCCGGTACCGGCCAGGGTTTCTGCAAGCCCGCGGGACACGGCCAGCAAGGCGGTTTTGGTGGTGCCGTAGTGGACCATCTCGGTGGGGATCTGCAACGCCGATTCACTCGACAGGAACAACACCCGGCCCCACTCACGCTCGGCCATGGCCGGCGCATAGTGACGTGACAGGCGCACCGCGCTCATCACGTTGACCTCGAAGAAATGCCGCCAGTCGTCGTCAGTGATATCAAAAAAGCCCTTGGGTTCGAAGATCCCCAGGTTATTGACCAGAATGTCGGTGTCCGGGACTTTGGCGAACAGCGCCTCGGCGCCCTCGGCGGTGCCCAGATCGGCAGTCACGCCCGTTACCCGGGCGCCCGGCAGTTTGCGCTGGATCTGTTCGATGGCGCGGGTCACCCGTGCCTTGCTGCGCCCGTTGATCACCACCTCAGCGCCCGCCTCGGCCAGCCCGAAGGCAATGGCAAAGCCGATACCGGCGGTTGAGCCGCTGACGATCGCACGTTTGCCGTGCAAGGAAATATTCATACCTGCGTCCTTATATGGATGAAATGTGAACCCACAAACGACACGCCGCCAACTGCGCGGAGCACTGTTGGCGGCGGCCTCATGGTTATTCGACCGCTGCTCTCACGGGAGTTCAGCAGTGGCCTGGAGCGACGGTGCAAAGGACTGCCAACCACCGCCCAGGGATTTGTACAGGTCGACCATGGCCAGCGAGGTCGCCGCCGAGCTTTCGACCCATTGTTCCTGGTTGGCCAGCAGCGTGCCCTGCACGGTCAACACGTTGAGAAAGTCGACCGCACCTTCCACGTACTGGCGCTGCGCGGTTTCCAGGGCCACCCGGCTCTGGCGCACCGCTTCGTCGAGCAAGTCACGGCGCAACTGACTGGCGTTGTACAAGCGCAGCACATCATCGATTTCATGCCAGGCGCGCAGCACCACTTGCTGGTACTGCAGCGCGGCTTCCTGCTGTTGGGCCTCGCGCAACTTGAGCACGCCCTTGAGGCGCCCGCCTTCGAAAATCGGCAGGCTCAACTGCGGCCCGATGGCAAAGCGGCGCGAATCCCAGTTACCAAAATCGGACAGCTGCAACGACTGAAAGCCGGCACTGCCAGACAGGCGAATGCTCGGGTAGAAGTTGGCCTTGGCCACACCGATGCTGGCAGTGGCCAGATGCAACTGGGCCTGCGCCTGGCGGATGTCCGGACGGCGCTCAGCCAGTTCCGACGGCAAGCCCATGGCAAAGCGTTGCACGGTGCGCGGCAGCTCCACCGGTTTGAGCAGCTCGTTCTGCAGGCTGCGCGGCGGCTCGGCCAGCAGCAGGCTCAAGGCGTTGATCAACTGTGCCTGACGATCTTCAAGCGCCGGCAGACGCGCCTGGATCGACGCTTCCTGGGCCGCGGCCTGGGCGACATCAAGGTTGGTCGCCACGCCGTCGTTCAGGCGCATCTGCGACAGACGCAAGCTGTGCCGGGAGACATCGAGGTTTTCCCGGACCACGGCGAGGGTGCTTTGTACGGCGCGCAACTGGATGTAGTCACGGGCGGTTTCGGCGAGCAAGGACAGCAGCACGGCCTGCCGGTCGTTCTCGGCCACCTCGACACTGGCGTCGGCCGCTTCCACTTCACGGCGCACGCGCCCCCACAGGTCCAGCTCCCAGGACGCAGTAAAGTCGCCGTTCCACAGGTTGAAGGCCGACTTGCCGCGTTTGCCGGACGGGTCGTTGAGCCCTTCGGCACTGTTGCGGGCGCGGCTGTAGCCAGCATCCAGATCAACCGCCGGATACTGGTCAGACGCGATACTCATACGCACCGCGCGGCTCTGCATCAGCCTGGATGTGGCGATCTGCAGGTCGAGGTTGCGCTCCACCGCACGCTGGATCAGCGCCGACAATTGCGGGTCATTGAAGGTTTGCCACCACTGCGCCTCCAGCGGTGCCTGTTGTGGCTGGCTGGGCGCCGGCTGCTCCTGCAGGCGCGGCCAAGTTTCGGGCGCGGTGTTTTTCGGCGCCTCGAAATCCGGGCCGACGGTACAGGCGCTCAAGGCCAGCGTAGCGCCGAGCATGAGGGGGGTAACGGTGTGTGCAAGTTTCATCGAACACTGACCTCATTACCCGCCTCGGCCTTGGCCTTGCTCAGGGTATCGATCCTGGCCACCACCGACATGCCGACACGCAGGCGCTCGAGCAGGGGCTGGTCGGCGTCGAAGACGATCTTCACCGGAATGCGCTGCACCACCTTGGTGAAGTTACCGGTGGCGTTGTCCGGTTTGACCGCCGCAAAGGTCAGGCCCGTGGCCGGTGCCACGCTCTGCACATGGCCACGCAGGCGCTCACCGGCAAAGGTGTCGACGCTCACTTCCACCACTTGCCCTGGCTGCACGTTGGTCAGTTGGGTTTCCTGGAAATTGCCGATCACATAGGCGCGGTCCAGAGGTACCACCGAGAGCATTCGCGCCCCCGGATTGACGTAGGCACCCACGCGCACCGCACGTTCGCCGACCATTCCGTCGATGGGGGCGACGATGGTGGTGTAGGACAGGTCCAGGCGCGCGCGATCGAGCGCAGCCTCCGCATGTTTGAGGCCACCTCGGGCGGCCTCGACCTGAGCGGTGAGGATATCGATCTGCTTGCGCGCCGCCGCCAGTGCGGCACTGGAGTTGGCCAGCCGCGCCCGCGCCTGGTCGACCCGGCTACGCGCCTGCTGGGCGTTCTGCACGGTGCCTGCGCCCTGTTCGGCGAGGCGGC encodes:
- a CDS encoding alpha-keto acid decarboxylase family protein; this translates as MDMTIGDFLLRRLQEFGIRHLFGVPGDYNLTLLEQVEALPSLRFIGNCNELNAAYAADGYARTQGFGAVLTTYGVGDLSALNGIAGAYAERVPVIMISGMPPLHAIIDRALMHHTLCDGNYDNIMVTLRQFTVAQARITVENAAQEIDRVLQTCFRERRPVYLQLPSDLAYLTIEVPDTPLQLSESRSEPGQLHKVVTQLQQRLAAARNPVLLLDIDVERFGLTGRVLELIERLELPFANLPPAKAMLAESHPLCLGTYAGAGSAPSVREAIEQSDCVISIGARFTDTSTALFSQKFKDGALIQLQPYAASIAKVHYNAVSMGQVLEKLIQQPPTLCATPRQIPPFSAPQAVRALPEQPLSQLRFWQRMAHLIKGGELIIAESGTSSAGLNGLRMPSGVTYITQPIWGSIGYTLPALLGSLLAQPERRQMLFIGDGSLQMTVQELSTILAHELKPVIFLINNDGYTIERLILGENSSYNDINPWRYAQLPQVLDTRDRSRHFTVHTEDQLEAALVEAESADSLVFIEVVMERMDAPESLKRFARLFAEFDYGLQPLEQAAIAS
- a CDS encoding SDR family NAD(P)-dependent oxidoreductase, encoding MNISLHGKRAIVSGSTAGIGFAIAFGLAEAGAEVVINGRSKARVTRAIEQIQRKLPGARVTGVTADLGTAEGAEALFAKVPDTDILVNNLGIFEPKGFFDITDDDWRHFFEVNVMSAVRLSRHYAPAMAEREWGRVLFLSSESALQIPTEMVHYGTTKTALLAVSRGLAETLAGTGVTVNAVLPGPTRSEGVGGFFSQMAEEQGVPAEQLEASFIAEHRSSSIIKRLATVEEVASLVVYLASRQASATTGAAMRVDGGVVRSIA
- a CDS encoding efflux transporter outer membrane subunit, whose product is MKLAHTVTPLMLGATLALSACTVGPDFEAPKNTAPETWPRLQEQPAPSQPQQAPLEAQWWQTFNDPQLSALIQRAVERNLDLQIATSRLMQSRAVRMSIASDQYPAVDLDAGYSRARNSAEGLNDPSGKRGKSAFNLWNGDFTASWELDLWGRVRREVEAADASVEVAENDRQAVLLSLLAETARDYIQLRAVQSTLAVVRENLDVSRHSLRLSQMRLNDGVATNLDVAQAAAQEASIQARLPALEDRQAQLINALSLLLAEPPRSLQNELLKPVELPRTVQRFAMGLPSELAERRPDIRQAQAQLHLATASIGVAKANFYPSIRLSGSAGFQSLQLSDFGNWDSRRFAIGPQLSLPIFEGGRLKGVLKLREAQQQEAALQYQQVVLRAWHEIDDVLRLYNASQLRRDLLDEAVRQSRVALETAQRQYVEGAVDFLNVLTVQGTLLANQEQWVESSAATSLAMVDLYKSLGGGWQSFAPSLQATAELP
- a CDS encoding HlyD family secretion protein, whose translation is MTLSKNHKLGLIAAALLVVGGVAYGALSSVFGAGGVQSTNDAYVSADYTVVAPKVAGFITQVLVEDNQRVKAGQTLALIDDRDFQAALAAAEAQLLMSRAQAQNAKATLERQASLISQAQATVSADEAELAFANHELTRHSRLAEQGAGTVQNAQQARSRVDQARARLANSSAALAAARKQIDILTAQVEAARGGLKHAEAALDRARLDLSYTTIVAPIDGMVGERAVRVGAYVNPGARMLSVVPLDRAYVIGNFQETQLTNVQPGQVVEVSVDTFAGERLRGHVQSVAPATGLTFAAVKPDNATGNFTKVVQRIPVKIVFDADQPLLERLRVGMSVVARIDTLSKAKAEAGNEVSVR